The DNA window ACCGGACTGTCCTTTCCGTTGGATCGAAATCCGCTCGATTCTCCTGCCTCCACTAATCCTCTTCAAAGGTCAGATTTCTGaagaattttgaatattttttgcatCTGATTGTGGTGATGGTTGACAAGAGCTAgaatttagattaaattgaagttgaaattgGTAGGGAGgtgaatttgattgaattttggTGCTGATTTGGTGTGTGtgatttgttttgatgttttcagtGGTAGAAATGCCTTCTGTTTGTTAGTGCAGAGAGAGATTTGTCCGAGAACGAAGCACACACCGAAAAGGCGGTGGGGAGAAGATGCTCATTGGAATTCGAATTCGTCGTCCTCACCTAAAACTGAGCAAGCTAGAGATGCAAAACGCGGTCTTATTTCGTGGTAACGGATGtgctgtttttttatcttttgtaggAGTGTTGGTTGCTTCACattttgagtttgttttgtgATTTAGGGTTGAGGCGGAGTCGTTGCGGCATTTATCGGCCAAGTATTGCCCGTTGGTGCCTCCTCCAAGGTCGACCATAGCAGCAGCATTTAGTCCTGATGGAAAAACACTTGCTTCTACGCagtgagttttttttcccactctgattttttttctggtcaTGCGCAACTGGAAGTTGTACTTAGTTCTCTTTGCTTTTAATCGCAGTGGTGATCACACGGTGAAGATAATCGATTGTCAAACTGGAAATTGCTTAAAGGTGTTGATGGGTCACCGGAGGACCCCGTGGGTGGTAAGTTTGAATTTGGAATTCTTGCAAGGATTTACATAAATGGTtgctctttttctttgatttcttgtaATTCGGACCAGTTACTCATGAATGAATAATTGGTAAATTGCATGCCTCATTGCAATTATTTGGCATAGGCTTAAATGTGAAGTTTTAGCACTTTTCCCCCCTGCTCCGTTGAGATCTCATGCTAAAAAGTACCaggaataaaatatattcagtGAACATACTGATTTTTTTGGTCAGGGCTTTATAACTATCTTTTAGCAGTATATTCAATTAGTGCTATGGTAGTCTAGACAATTTATCAATTACAAGAACTGCATATTATTAAGGGTTATTGTTCCCCTTTCCTTTTTGTTGCGCAACCAATTCCCATTATCTTTCATATACAATCATAGTTTTGTTGTTGATCTCcgttctttttccttttctccccaTTTAAAGgtattgcttcttcttctttttttatctcaaaccaAATGCCTTGCCAATGAAAAACTTTTTAAGTTATCTTCTCCATATTAAAGGTCTTAATTTTATAGGTCAGGTTCCACCCACTGCATCCGGAAATTCTTGCAAGTGGAAGCTTGGATTATGAAGTTCGCTTATGGGATGCAAACACATCAGAGTGTATAGGATCTCGTGATTTCTGTAAGTTCAATTTTAtgcttctattatttttaagtgcttttcttcttctatagTTGTTGAGCTTGTATGACAAGGTGAATTTGTTTCCCCTCACAGATCGTCCTATTGCTTCCATTGCTTTCCATGCAGAAGGAGAATTGCTGGCTGTTGCATCAGGTCACAAGGtatttaatattacatttaCTATAATTCAgtgtgtgtgattttttttccactctGTTAGAGGATCGTGTTGTGTTGAATTTGTAGTTTAACATGCATGTTGACATTCAATCTCATTTGTCAGTTGTACATATGGCACTACAATAAGAGAGGGGAGGCATCTTCACCAACCATTGTATTGAGGACTAGGCGTTCTCTTCGAGCAGTGCATTTTCACCCGCACGGGGCTCCATTTCTCTTGACTGCTGAGGTGAATAACTCAAAGCTCActtatttgattatttactCATTCTATCGCGCAGGTTACATTTTTGGACTGATATGCAGGTCAATGATCTTGACTCTTCAGATTCCTCGATGACACGGGCAACATCTCCCGGTTACCCGAGATATCCTCCTCCTGCTGTTTTTGTCGCAAATGGTCAGTCCAATGATCGTGTTAGCTTGGCTTCTGAACTACCTCTTGTGTCCTTTCCTTTGCTGTTCGTGCCTTCATTTTCCATAGATGATACTAGAGTAGATGTTAATAGACATGTCAATTCATGTACAATGCTAGTGGAGTCCTCTACTTCAACCCAGCCTCAAATGGATACGAATGCAGCAGATAGATATGATCCCTTGGTATCTCCCATGGAGACATTTCCTGCAGTCCCTTCTAGTTCATATACCAGTGCAGAAGGTATAGTAAGTAATGCTTTCCCGTCTGGAATGGGAAATAGTGTTTCTAACAGCAGAGAAGATGCCATGGAGACCGATGAAATGCAGTCTGTAGGGGGGAACCCACAAGGAAACTCTGTTAATTTAGAGACATTTGGTGTTGGTAATAGTGCAACGGATGGAGTACCTGCACATACTTCAGTTAGGCAGCAGTCCACTGATTTTGGGCAACTTCAGCAGTTTCTACCCTCCAGAGACTCCACGAGGTGGGAGCTCCCACCCTTTTTGCAAGGATGGTTAATGGGTCAGAGCCAAGCTGGTGTTCCATCGACACTTCCTCTTAATAGTGGTGGTCATGAACTTTCAGCCCAGTATTTCGGTCCTTCCTCATTAGCATCTTATCTGTCTACTCAGAATGTGGAAGCTGCAGTGGCTTCTTTAGCAATGCCTGGAAGCACCAGCCTATCTGGGGTTTCTGGGAGATCTGGCTCGCGGCATCGCGTTTCACGCTCCCGGTTCTCTGTGCCTGAATCTGGGGAAAGTGTGGCTCCCATCAATATGCAACACGAGGGTACTGATAATCAGCCCTTATTTAATAGAATCCAATCTGAAATTGCCACGTCATTGGCAGCTGCTGCAGAGTTACCATGCACCGTAAAGCTTAGAGTGTGGTCACATGACATAGAACATCCTTGTGCTCCACTCAATTCTGATAAATGTTGCTTAACCATACCTCATGCTGTCCTTTGTAGGTATGTTGAAGGCTAtggtttttccctttctttttgctTCTCCTATGATTTTTACTTAACCAATCGGCATGATGGAAATAAGAATTTTGGACTGAAAAGAAATTATCTATTTGTTGATTCCTTACTGCATTCTTTGCTAGCTACAGCATGGATGGGGTGTTTTTGTTGCATCTTTATGTTTAGTGAACATCAAATAACAGCTTCAATTTTGTCTCAAGTCATAATGGCCAGCTTGGTCAAGTCTTTTGGTGTTGCATTTTACTAATACATTCTGGCTGGCCGTTTAATATATTCACTTTATGTGCCTCTGACAACTATTGTTTTTTCAGTGAAATGGGTGCTCATTTTTCACCATGTGGAAGATATTTAGCTGCCTGTGTTGCTTGCATGCTGCCCCATATGGAAGCTGATCCTGGTTTACAAACGCTTGTCCATCAAGATACTGGAACCGCAACTTCTCCTACTCGACACCCAATATCAGCTCACCAAGTTATGTACGAGCTTCGCATATATTCCCTGGAGGAGGCAACGTAAAATTCTAGCCAGCTCTTACTGTgcacttgatttttcttgttctttcatCCAAAGAAGTGATTATCTTATCTGCCAAATTTCTATTCATGCAGTTTTGGTTCAGTGCTTGTGTCACGTGCAATTAGAGCTGCTCATTGTTTGACTTCAATCCAGGTCAGTGATCTTTCATAGATGAAAGAAAATGTCGGATGTATATGTTTTCATCATATTTACTGGTTTATTTCCATTACAATCAGGCCTTTTTTCTTTGcaacaaaatgcaaaaaacaaattggccACTTGCTGATTGGGTATCATGTATTGGGCATAATAAGCTCAAATCTTACCCTTCTTCTTTCTGCTGGTTTTCAGCTCATTAGTGTGCccttgatttttcatttgaacTCTCAACATACAATCGCATTTAATTTGTAAAGGACATGCTGTTGCACTTCTTTGTGGTGTTAACTGTTAAGCACAGTTGGCTAAAATGGTAACTGAAGGGGgatttttgaattgtaattcatTGTATGCTCTTCTTTGTGGCGCTAAGCACTTCTGGCTAAGTTGATAACAAAAGGACCTTTTGAGCTGTAATTCTGGTCTATCAGTAATgtttacatctttttttatttttgtccttgTTGTCATTAGTTTCTTGCGGGCTGGACTCTGTGAGAGGACAATTTGTGTTCTAGACTTTTGAGATCCTCAATTgctcttcatttgtttttggtaaaggaagaaaaagaaccCTCAGACATGATGCTCTGAGATTTACATGCTGTGACTCAGAGATAACACTATTGAGTACTTATTTTGCAAATATTAGAATATCCAGTCCTgatataccttttattttcttttatataccaGTTTGAATATGTTCATCTCATGTGTTTGGATTTCTAATTATGTTGGTGTGGATTTTGAGGATCATATGTTTGCTTGTTCATTTACATTTCTGTTTTGGTTTAATATTGCTGTGCATTGAATTTGATGCCATGTTCAGTTCTCACCAACATCTGAGCACATATTACTGGCTTACGGTCGACGCCACGTATCCCTTCTAAAAAGCATTGTCATTGATGGGGAAACAAAATCACCTATCTATACGGTTTTGGAGGTATAAAGTTCATTTTCATGCCCTCTGCCCTTTAATTTTCCTCCGCTTTTACTTGAGAATTTTCAGTTAGGTGATTGTTATTTGGCAATAAGGTGTCCTTTTCCATATTGATTTATGCTTCATTCATGTAAAAACAACTCAACTCTCTGCTTTATTCACTAACATAGGCATGCTTTAACACTTGTTGCCTGGGCAAGAGCTAATTAACAGAGGTAGCTCTCCTATAAAGCAAAAAATTGTTGCTCTGGCAAACATAGTTTGTGATCTGCTGACAGAGAATTGATTGAgatagtttttctatttgataatGAAGGGATGAATCTTGAATAGCAATAAAATCTGGAAGTGATTGTGCTAATAATAGACAaaaacatagaaatttgttgtacTGGAAATGGTTTCTTTGAGTGTAAATGTGCCAAGATGATCCTCGATGGGTAATGTATGTGCTTCCAATTAACAACCAGAGCCATGATTGCAATTGCCACAATTATTGAAAACAATGGTTTTgaatttggaaaagaaaaattctttgGAAAAGGAAATTTTAATCCTATTATTTTAGCAGAAAGGGTTATATACCATCTGTATTACTTCTGGGAATCTAGTTCTTTTGAGGTTATCGCTGATGGTTGTTTTGCAATTCCATCTCTACTGTAGACCAGAATTTGGTCTAATCCTCTGTTTCTGTCAATCAGGTTTACAGAGTTTCAGATATGGAACTTGTGAGAGTGCTTCCTAGTGCAGAGGATGAGGTCAATGTCGCTTGTTTTCATCCCTTTGCTGGGGGAGGTCTTGTTTATGGAACCAAGGTTTACACCTCTCTTCGATCATGCTGATCTTATTAGTCTGCACTTTTGAACTGCATAACCGTTTTTGGTGAACTGCAGGAAGGGAAACTTAGAGTCCTCAAGTATGATGGTGCCCATGGTGTTTGTTGTACAGGACCAAGTTACTTTCCTGAAGAGAACATGGCTGAGGTAGAATAGAATGAAAGgttgctttattttcttcttttttttcatgttttcttctgTCCTTTTATTGACTAGAGGATGACATTTTTCAGTTCCCTGTTTTTTTGCATGCTTCCAATTATGAATCTACTCTGGATGGCAGAACCGAGCACCAGTGCAATTacacttaaaataaaaagaaagcacTATTTGATTATCAAAGTTTTATGCAGTGTTAAATGTAAAAGTGGAAAAATGATGtgaaataaatttgttattaactaagggttatcattttttttgagattttccCTTTTTTCCCATGCGCACCCTTTTCAGCAGCACTGCGATTTGCTATGATACAGTATCAGTTCACCTTTTGAATGCAAATGGGAATCGGGGTGTAAGGTGGTTGTTTGAGCTTTTCCCAAATGATCTGGCTGGTTCATGTTGTCTCGTTCACATGTTAGTGTTTACCTCTTGTTAACAGGAACCGGGTTGCCATATAATGGGAAACGTGCTAGGTTGGGTAGCTTTTTTTGTATGACTCTGTTAGTTCATGTCgagcttgttttgttttgtcaagTGCCTTAAATTGTTCATGTTGGTGAGTTCTCTACCTGCTATTTTCTTGTCCCTCGGAGCAAACCAAATACTTTACcctgtaaaaataaaatcagcaaTTGTTATTGTGAAAGGAGATTGACCCTGTTTCCATGGCAAAATTTGAGAACTTTTTTTCCTCCATTGTAGATTGTCGGCAATACAATCCCACTGCTTTCAAGAATTTAAGTTATCCGACTTCTGATAGTatgtaatttcttcttcttcttttgtgtcGATTGCAGGTGCAGACATATGCTCTAGAAGGTTAAAACCCCATGATTCCAGTTTGTGCAATCTGTGCAGCTCAGGCCTGGTGGTATTGACTCTGTCAccttatttcatttttctataCAACGTATCGAAATTTCAGATTCTGCCCTATCAATGTTCGTACGTTTACTGAGGTTCTGCAATGTCTGCTACCATGGGGCCAGAAAGCTCACACCATTGTATACGAGGCAGATGTTTAACATTCGCTGCGCGTCTTGCAGTACCAGATTTGAAGCAGGTTTGACTAACTTCCGGAGATCTACATTTCCTGATTTCCTAAAATTGGGAAATGTATTCTGATTTATGtgctaaaatgtaaaatattgtGCCTCAGTAGTATACTAATACAAGTctgtattttttccttttaatcccaccttttccttttatgcttgtaccaaaaaaaaaaaaaacttttccttCTTTCAATTGAACTGTTTTTTATTGCCCAAAATGAATTGTTATTTAATAAGTAGATGTTGCCCTCTTTTTAAATGGGTGCTAGCTCACCTAGACTTTACCTCTGTCATGTTAGCGGATGAAGGAAACATTTTTCTcactcaaaaaatataacaaggTAGAAacactttattttcttctacCCTATGATGCCTTCGAGTTTTGATTCAAGCAATGATGCATGGCAATcaccagtaaaataaaatacatgtaatttcaaaaaacacatGCTTTAAGCAAATGTTACGAGGAAGATGAGTTTCATGCTGAGTTATATTTCTTATCACTTCATATTTGTTATAAATAGTAAAGTTCTCTATTTGATTTGAGGTTGACCTGATTTAAGGCTCGAATTGTAGGTTAGGTGATCGGCttgatagatttaaaaataatttagataactagtaaaaatattgtttgattaataaaaatttagaacatctttttagaaaataatagaaTTGAGATATCTTATTGGATCGATCTGAATTAATCTAGATAAG is part of the Populus trichocarpa isolate Nisqually-1 chromosome 2, P.trichocarpa_v4.1, whole genome shotgun sequence genome and encodes:
- the LOC7461479 gene encoding uncharacterized protein LOC7461479 isoform X3, producing MNLNCATKEMTGLSFPLDRNPLDSPASTNPLQSGRNAFCLLVQREICPRTKHTPKRRWGEDAHWNSNSSSSPKTEQARDAKRGLISWVEAESLRHLSAKYCPLVPPPRSTIAAAFSPDGKTLASTHGDHTVKIIDCQTGNCLKVLMGHRRTPWVVRFHPLHPEILASGSLDYEVRLWDANTSECIGSRDFYRPIASIAFHAEGELLAVASGHKLYIWHYNKRGEASSPTIVLRTRRSLRAVHFHPHGAPFLLTAEVNDLDSSDSSMTRATSPGYPRYPPPAVFVANVESSTSTQPQMDTNAADRYDPLVSPMETFPAVPSSSYTSAEGIVSNAFPSGMGNSVSNSREDAMETDEMQSVGGNPQGNSVNLETFGVGNSATDGVPAHTSVRQQSTDFGQLQQFLPSRDSTRWELPPFLQGWLMGQSQAGVPSTLPLNSGGHELSAQYFGPSSLASYLSTQNVEAAVASLAMPGSTSLSGVSGRSGSRHRVSRSRFSVPESGESVAPINMQHEGTDNQPLFNRIQSEIATSLAAAAELPCTVKLRVWSHDIEHPCAPLNSDKCCLTIPHAVLCSEMGAHFSPCGRYLAACVACMLPHMEADPGLQTLVHQDTGTATSPTRHPISAHQVMYELRIYSLEEATFGSVLVSRAIRAAHCLTSIQFSPTSEHILLAYGRRHVSLLKSIVIDGETKSPIYTVLEVYRVSDMELVRVLPSAEDEVNVACFHPFAGGGLVYGTKEGKLRVLKYDGAHGVCCTGPSYFPEENMAEVQTYALEG
- the LOC7461479 gene encoding uncharacterized protein LOC7461479 isoform X1, which produces MNLNCATKEMTGLSFPLDRNPLDSPASTNPLQSGRNAFCLLVQREICPRTKHTPKRRWGEDAHWNSNSSSSPKTEQARDAKRGLISWVEAESLRHLSAKYCPLVPPPRSTIAAAFSPDGKTLASTHGDHTVKIIDCQTGNCLKVLMGHRRTPWVVRFHPLHPEILASGSLDYEVRLWDANTSECIGSRDFYRPIASIAFHAEGELLAVASGHKLYIWHYNKRGEASSPTIVLRTRRSLRAVHFHPHGAPFLLTAEVNDLDSSDSSMTRATSPGYPRYPPPAVFVANGQSNDRVSLASELPLVSFPLLFVPSFSIDDTRVDVNRHVNSCTMLVESSTSTQPQMDTNAADRYDPLVSPMETFPAVPSSSYTSAEGIVSNAFPSGMGNSVSNSREDAMETDEMQSVGGNPQGNSVNLETFGVGNSATDGVPAHTSVRQQSTDFGQLQQFLPSRDSTRWELPPFLQGWLMGQSQAGVPSTLPLNSGGHELSAQYFGPSSLASYLSTQNVEAAVASLAMPGSTSLSGVSGRSGSRHRVSRSRFSVPESGESVAPINMQHEGTDNQPLFNRIQSEIATSLAAAAELPCTVKLRVWSHDIEHPCAPLNSDKCCLTIPHAVLCSEMGAHFSPCGRYLAACVACMLPHMEADPGLQTLVHQDTGTATSPTRHPISAHQVMYELRIYSLEEATFGSVLVSRAIRAAHCLTSIQFSPTSEHILLAYGRRHVSLLKSIVIDGETKSPIYTVLEVYRVSDMELVRVLPSAEDEVNVACFHPFAGGGLVYGTKEGKLRVLKYDGAHGVCCTGPSYFPEENMAEVQTYALEG
- the LOC7461479 gene encoding uncharacterized protein LOC7461479 isoform X2, producing MNLNCATKEMTGLSFPLDRNPLDSPASTNPLQSGRNAFCLLVQREICPRTKHTPKRRWGEDAHWNSNSSSSPKTEQARDAKRGLISWVEAESLRHLSAKYCPLVPPPRSTIAAAFSPDGKTLASTHGDHTVKIIDCQTGNCLKVLMGHRRTPWVVRFHPLHPEILASGSLDYEVRLWDANTSECIGSRDFYRPIASIAFHAEGELLAVASGHKLYIWHYNKRGEASSPTIVLRTRRSLRAVHFHPHGAPFLLTAEVNDLDSSDSSMTRATSPGYPRYPPPAVFVANGQSNDRVSLASELPLVSFPLLFVPSFSIDDTRVDVNRHVNSCTMLVESSTSTQPQMDTNAADRYDPLVSPMETFPAVPSSSYTSAEGIVSNAFPSGMGNSVSNSREDAMETDEMQSVGGNPQGNSVNLETFGVGNSATDGVPAHTSVRQQSTDFGQLQQFLPSRDSTRWELPPFLQGWLMGQSQAGVPSTLPLNSGGHELSAQYFGPSSLASYLSTQNVEAAVASLAMPGSTSLSGVSGRSGSRHRVSRSRFSVPESGESVAPINMQHEGTDNQPLFNRIQSEIATSLAAAAELPCTVKLRVWSHDIEHPCAPLNSDKCCLTIPHAVLCSEMGAHFSPCGRYLAACVACMLPHMEADPGLQTLVHQDTGTATSPTRHPISAHQVMYELRIYSLEEATFGSVLVSRAIRAAHCLTSIQFSPTSEHILLAYGRRHVSLLKSIVIDGETKSPIYTVLEVYRVSDMELVRVLPSAEDEVNVACFHPFAGGGLVYGTKEGKLRVLKYDGAHGVCCTGPSYFPEENMAEVE